The proteins below are encoded in one region of Pedococcus aerophilus:
- a CDS encoding acyl-CoA dehydrogenase family protein codes for MSTGNPDFDLFRISEDHEALRDAVRAVSEDKIAPYAAAVDEEARYPQEAHDALVASDFFAPHIAEEYGGVGADALATCIVIEEVARVDASASLIPAVNKLGTMPLILAANDDVKKRYLTPLAEGRTTFSYGLSEREAGSDTAAMKCRAKRDGDDWILNGQKSWITNAGVSEYYTVLAVTDPDGRRGANVSAFVVEKSDEGFTFGEKERKLGIKGSPTRELHFDNVRIPGDRIVGAEGEGLKIALRTLDHTRVTIGAQAVGIAQGALDFAIGYVKERKQFGKHIAEFQGIQFMLADMAMAVEAARQMVYVAAAKSERGDKDLPFFGAAAKCYASDVAMQVTTDAVQLLGGAGYVRDFPLERMMRDAKITQIYEGTNQVQRVVMARQLLG; via the coding sequence GTGAGCACAGGGAACCCCGACTTCGACCTCTTCCGGATCTCCGAGGACCACGAGGCGCTGCGTGACGCGGTGCGTGCGGTCTCCGAGGACAAGATCGCGCCCTACGCGGCCGCCGTCGACGAGGAGGCGCGCTACCCGCAGGAGGCGCACGACGCCCTCGTGGCGTCGGACTTCTTCGCCCCGCACATCGCCGAGGAGTACGGCGGTGTCGGCGCTGACGCGCTCGCCACCTGCATCGTCATCGAGGAGGTCGCGCGCGTCGACGCGTCCGCCTCGCTCATCCCGGCCGTCAACAAGCTCGGCACGATGCCGCTGATCCTCGCTGCGAACGACGACGTGAAGAAGCGCTACCTCACGCCGCTCGCCGAGGGACGGACGACGTTCTCCTACGGACTGTCCGAGCGCGAAGCCGGCTCCGACACCGCGGCGATGAAGTGCCGTGCGAAGCGCGACGGCGACGACTGGATCCTCAACGGCCAGAAGTCGTGGATCACCAACGCCGGTGTGTCCGAGTACTACACGGTCCTCGCGGTCACCGACCCCGACGGACGTCGCGGCGCCAACGTCAGCGCGTTCGTCGTCGAGAAGTCCGACGAGGGCTTCACCTTCGGTGAGAAGGAGCGCAAGCTCGGCATCAAGGGCAGCCCGACGCGCGAGCTGCACTTCGACAACGTCCGCATCCCCGGCGACCGCATCGTCGGCGCCGAGGGCGAGGGCCTCAAGATCGCGCTGCGCACCCTCGACCACACCCGCGTCACCATCGGCGCCCAGGCCGTCGGCATCGCCCAGGGCGCGCTCGACTTCGCCATCGGCTACGTCAAGGAGCGCAAGCAGTTCGGCAAGCACATCGCCGAGTTCCAGGGCATCCAGTTCATGCTCGCCGACATGGCGATGGCCGTGGAGGCCGCCCGCCAGATGGTGTACGTCGCGGCTGCCAAGTCCGAGCGTGGTGACAAGGACCTGCCGTTCTTCGGTGCGGCTGCCAAGTGCTACGCCTCCGACGTCGCCATGCAGGTGACGACCGACGCGGTCCAGCTGCTCGGCGGGGCGGGGTACGTCCGCGACTTCCCGCTCGAGCGGATGATGCGCGACGCCAAGATCACCCAGATCTACGAAGGGACCAACCAGGTCCAGCGCGTGGTGATGGCCCGCCAGCTCCTCGGGTAG
- a CDS encoding LLM class F420-dependent oxidoreductase produces the protein MKFGLFVPQGWRMDLVGIDPSQHWGVMAGLARRADANEDWTSIWVYDHFHTVPEPSEEATHEAWTLMAAFAAVTGRVRLGQMCTCMSYRDPAYLAKVAATVDIVSEGRVEMGIGAGWYEHEWLAYGYGFPRAGERIKRLEEGVEIFRQMWTTGSATFEGEHYQVDGALCRPQPLQGTSVPGSKDNGIPMWIAGGGEKKTLRIAAQYADYTNFDGSPEGFAHKSEILKGHCDDLGRDFGQIVRSANYNVVIGRDDREVQQRLEWIREQYLRAGLTPEKADDQVKAAASGPAVGTPEQIIETLKRLEKQGMTYAITYFAEAAYDTSGIALFENEVLPELVDKQEHGHLWHLGRR, from the coding sequence ATGAAGTTCGGACTGTTCGTCCCGCAGGGCTGGCGGATGGACCTCGTCGGCATCGACCCCTCCCAGCACTGGGGCGTCATGGCCGGGCTCGCCCGCCGGGCCGATGCGAACGAGGACTGGACGTCGATCTGGGTCTACGACCACTTCCACACCGTGCCCGAGCCCAGCGAGGAGGCCACCCACGAGGCGTGGACCCTGATGGCCGCGTTCGCCGCGGTCACCGGCCGCGTGCGCCTCGGCCAGATGTGCACCTGCATGAGCTACCGCGACCCTGCCTACCTCGCCAAGGTCGCGGCGACCGTCGACATCGTCTCCGAGGGACGGGTCGAGATGGGCATCGGCGCCGGCTGGTACGAGCACGAGTGGCTGGCCTACGGCTACGGGTTCCCGCGCGCCGGGGAGCGCATCAAGCGCCTCGAGGAGGGCGTGGAGATCTTCCGCCAGATGTGGACCACGGGGTCGGCGACCTTCGAGGGCGAGCACTACCAGGTGGACGGCGCCCTGTGCCGCCCGCAGCCCCTCCAGGGCACCTCGGTCCCCGGCTCCAAGGACAACGGCATCCCCATGTGGATCGCCGGTGGCGGTGAGAAGAAGACCCTGCGGATCGCGGCGCAGTACGCCGACTACACGAACTTCGACGGCAGCCCCGAGGGCTTCGCGCACAAGAGCGAGATCCTCAAGGGACACTGCGACGACCTCGGGCGCGACTTCGGCCAGATCGTCCGCAGCGCCAACTACAACGTCGTCATCGGTCGCGACGACCGCGAGGTGCAGCAGCGCCTGGAGTGGATCCGCGAGCAGTACCTGCGCGCCGGCCTCACCCCGGAGAAGGCCGACGACCAGGTCAAGGCTGCGGCGAGCGGCCCGGCCGTGGGCACGCCCGAGCAGATCATCGAGACCCTCAAGCGCTTGGAGAAGCAGGGCATGACCTACGCGATCACCTACTTCGCCGAGGCCGCCTACGACACCAGCGGCATCGCGCTGTTCGAGAACGAGGTGCTGCCCGAGCTCGTCGACAAGCAGGAGCACGGTCACCTCTGGCACCTCGGCCGCCGCTGA
- the wecB gene encoding non-hydrolyzing UDP-N-acetylglucosamine 2-epimerase, with protein MKILSVVGARPQFVKLAPIADALRAEGHEHVIVHTGQHYDVNMSDVFFQDLGIPAPDVHLAIGSASHGRQTGAMLAAMDEVLEQHSPDWVLVYGDTNSTVAGALSAVKMGIPLAHLEAGLRSFNRKMPEEHNRVLTDHAADLCLAPTDVAMDHLRREGLAASSVLVGDVMTDVLLKVRDLVQDQAPQLPEGVHADQPYHLATLHRAENTDDPARLGAIVAALAEVEHPVVLLAHPRLRQRAGEQGITLEQGSIRVADPLPYPALIRAAMSAAGVITDSGGLQKEAFLLRVPCTTVRTETEWTETVDLGWNALAGDPARLTEVVARPAPSATSEQPYGDGHAAGRAVAAIAAAGRH; from the coding sequence GTGAAGATCCTCTCCGTCGTCGGCGCCCGGCCGCAGTTCGTCAAGCTGGCCCCCATCGCCGACGCCCTCCGCGCCGAGGGCCACGAGCACGTCATCGTGCACACCGGCCAGCACTACGACGTCAACATGTCGGACGTCTTCTTCCAGGACCTCGGCATCCCGGCACCGGACGTCCACCTGGCCATCGGGTCCGCCTCGCACGGGCGGCAGACCGGCGCGATGCTCGCCGCGATGGACGAGGTGCTCGAGCAGCACTCCCCCGACTGGGTGCTCGTCTACGGCGACACCAACTCGACCGTCGCCGGCGCGCTGAGCGCCGTGAAGATGGGGATCCCGCTGGCCCACCTCGAGGCGGGTCTGCGGTCGTTCAACCGGAAGATGCCCGAGGAGCACAACCGCGTCCTCACCGACCACGCCGCCGACCTGTGCCTCGCGCCCACGGACGTGGCCATGGACCACCTGCGGCGCGAGGGCCTGGCCGCCAGCAGCGTCCTGGTCGGCGACGTCATGACCGACGTGCTGCTCAAGGTTCGCGACCTCGTCCAGGACCAGGCGCCCCAGCTGCCCGAGGGCGTCCACGCCGACCAGCCGTACCACCTGGCCACGCTGCACCGTGCCGAGAACACCGACGACCCCGCCCGTCTGGGCGCCATCGTCGCGGCGCTGGCCGAGGTCGAGCACCCCGTCGTCCTGCTCGCCCACCCCCGGCTGCGCCAGCGGGCCGGCGAGCAGGGGATCACCTTGGAGCAGGGGTCCATCCGCGTCGCGGACCCGCTGCCCTACCCCGCGCTGATCCGGGCCGCGATGTCGGCCGCCGGCGTCATCACCGACTCCGGTGGCCTCCAGAAGGAGGCCTTCCTCCTGCGGGTCCCGTGCACGACGGTGCGGACCGAGACCGAGTGGACCGAGACCGTGGACCTGGGTTGGAACGCCCTGGCCGGCGATCCCGCCCGGCTCACCGAGGTGGTCGCTCGGCCGGCCCCGAGCGCGACGTCAGAGCAGCCGTACGGCGACGGTCACGCCGCCGGTCGCGCGGTCGCGGCTATCGCCGCTGCAGGACGTCACTGA
- a CDS encoding glycosyltransferase family 4 protein — protein sequence MPQLTVRVVSRLFAPEVGAAAFRLRVLAEAFLERGHRVEVVTTRPQGSPRIDDGGLRVSRWPVLRDENGNVRGYVQYLSFDVPAALRLLVRRRPALVVCEPPPTTGLVVRLVCTLQRVPYVYYAADVWSDAAASTNAPALLVAGLRRVESWVLRGASVVLAVSTGVADQLTHLGVDPQRVVVVGNGVDTTVFTPDGEVSEAEVPYFVYTGTMSEWQGADVFLRALAVLHETHPGARMVFLGQGSDLPHLKRLAAELEPGTVDFRGVVPPAEAAAMLRGARAALVSIKPGMGYDFAKPTKIYAATACGTPVVFAGQGASHELVTEEQLGWAPGYEVADVAAALATALDPAAPERPTSEHLVSWTADHASLASSARHAVSSVSDVLQRR from the coding sequence GTGCCCCAGCTCACCGTGCGCGTCGTCAGTCGTCTGTTCGCCCCGGAGGTGGGCGCTGCGGCCTTCCGGTTGAGGGTCCTGGCCGAGGCGTTCCTCGAGCGCGGACACCGCGTCGAGGTCGTCACGACCAGGCCCCAGGGCTCGCCGCGCATCGACGACGGCGGCCTGCGCGTGAGCCGGTGGCCGGTCCTGCGCGACGAGAACGGCAACGTCCGCGGCTACGTGCAGTACCTCAGCTTCGACGTCCCCGCCGCGCTGCGGCTGCTGGTCCGGCGCCGACCTGCGCTGGTGGTCTGCGAGCCGCCGCCCACGACGGGCCTCGTCGTCCGGCTGGTCTGCACGCTCCAGCGCGTGCCCTACGTCTACTACGCCGCCGACGTCTGGTCCGACGCGGCCGCCTCCACCAACGCCCCGGCCCTGCTCGTCGCCGGGCTGCGGCGGGTGGAGTCCTGGGTGCTGCGGGGCGCGTCCGTCGTGCTGGCCGTCTCCACGGGGGTCGCGGACCAGCTGACCCACCTCGGCGTGGACCCGCAGCGTGTCGTGGTGGTCGGCAACGGCGTCGACACGACGGTCTTCACCCCCGACGGCGAGGTCAGCGAGGCCGAGGTCCCGTACTTCGTCTACACCGGCACGATGTCGGAGTGGCAGGGCGCCGACGTCTTCCTGCGCGCGCTCGCCGTCCTCCACGAGACCCACCCCGGGGCGCGGATGGTGTTCCTCGGTCAGGGCAGCGACCTGCCGCACCTCAAGCGCCTCGCGGCCGAGCTCGAGCCGGGCACCGTCGACTTCCGTGGCGTGGTGCCCCCGGCCGAGGCAGCGGCGATGCTGCGGGGAGCGCGGGCCGCCCTCGTCTCCATCAAGCCCGGCATGGGCTACGACTTCGCCAAGCCCACCAAGATCTACGCCGCCACGGCCTGCGGGACGCCGGTCGTCTTCGCCGGACAGGGGGCCAGCCACGAGCTCGTCACCGAGGAGCAGCTGGGGTGGGCCCCCGGCTACGAGGTGGCCGACGTGGCGGCAGCGCTCGCGACCGCGCTCGACCCGGCCGCCCCGGAGCGGCCGACCTCGGAGCACCTCGTGTCCTGGACGGCCGACCACGCCTCGCTGGCGTCGTCCGCGCGCCACGCGGTCAGCTCGGTCAGTGACGTCCTGCAGCGGCGATAG
- a CDS encoding glycosyltransferase codes for MKILVLTTWYPSVSDPVRAVFVRRHAQALALHHDVTLVHLAPAGTVPVAHSGEGRLRVEHADSALTAPRELLLGLRGARRRVRRERPDVVHTMGFSSLLFGAVAAGRTPWVHTEHWSGVTEPRSAGPMWFRARSARNVLRLPRAVTVVSSDMADSVRAFARRRAVHVVGNVVAPATPQPRPVTDDFRLLAVGGLNAIKDPVVAVRTVRVLLDRGHDARLRWVGSGPLAADVERAAADLGIAERVELVGAVDPADLAEHHSWSTEFLLPTRHETFCVAAAEALAHGRPVVLGARGGQRDFVTPDVGALVATRDPEDFADAVLDVRSRLGQQPPSVFAAGIERDYSAPAIAARFDEVYAAVPGLRP; via the coding sequence GTGAAGATCCTCGTCCTGACCACGTGGTACCCGTCGGTCAGTGACCCGGTCCGGGCCGTCTTCGTCCGCCGCCACGCCCAGGCCCTGGCCCTGCACCACGACGTCACCCTGGTCCATCTCGCACCCGCGGGCACCGTGCCGGTGGCCCATTCCGGGGAGGGGCGGCTGCGCGTCGAGCACGCCGACTCGGCCCTCACCGCACCGCGCGAGCTGCTCCTCGGGCTGCGCGGGGCGCGCCGCCGGGTCCGCCGCGAGCGGCCGGACGTGGTGCACACGATGGGCTTCTCGTCGCTGCTCTTCGGCGCCGTCGCCGCCGGCCGCACCCCGTGGGTGCACACCGAGCACTGGTCGGGGGTGACCGAGCCGCGCTCCGCGGGCCCGATGTGGTTCCGTGCCCGCAGCGCCCGCAACGTGCTGCGCCTGCCGCGCGCCGTGACGGTGGTCAGCTCCGACATGGCCGACAGCGTCCGCGCATTCGCCCGTCGCAGGGCGGTCCACGTCGTCGGGAACGTCGTCGCCCCGGCCACCCCCCAGCCCCGACCGGTCACCGACGACTTCCGGTTGCTGGCGGTCGGCGGGCTGAACGCGATCAAGGACCCGGTGGTGGCGGTGCGCACCGTCCGCGTCCTGCTGGACCGCGGCCACGACGCCCGGCTGCGCTGGGTCGGCAGCGGCCCCCTCGCCGCCGACGTCGAACGCGCTGCCGCCGACCTCGGGATCGCCGAGCGGGTCGAGCTGGTGGGGGCGGTCGACCCGGCTGACCTCGCCGAGCATCACTCCTGGAGCACGGAGTTCCTCCTGCCCACCCGTCACGAGACCTTCTGCGTCGCAGCCGCCGAGGCGCTCGCGCACGGTCGTCCGGTCGTGCTCGGGGCGCGCGGCGGCCAGCGCGACTTCGTCACCCCCGACGTCGGGGCCCTCGTGGCGACGCGCGACCCCGAGGACTTCGCGGACGCCGTGCTCGACGTGCGTTCACGCCTGGGCCAGCAGCCGCCGTCGGTGTTCGCGGCCGGGATCGAGCGCGACTACAGCGCGCCGGCGATCGCGGCGCGGTTCGACGAGGTGTATGCCGCCGTCCCCGGCCTGCGCCCCTGA
- a CDS encoding lipopolysaccharide biosynthesis protein — MPERGPTPLLRHLRPGIPAPGAAADTSLAAQGALSTLGIIVQGAVRFLFSVLVGNVLGKVVLGAANAAISLSLFASLLQPSAAASSATKFVARARGAGDLRLAEAITAHLVRRTAVAALLLGAGAALSAPWLLDLDWRQGLLTGALVIVYSGYMFLRGVLFGAGQVPRATVWDIVSSAISLAALALVLWGRAQDLVLVPLIIGYGVYVAANLPGRVRGSLDPALVKEINGFVLLTLANGVAVGGFLQLSMVVARFFDASGAGAYAAALALATPASLVSRSLSLVLFPSLSAAYGRGDHEGVRRQTDLSTRALVVISMGTFGPLMLLSPALIRLFFPRAEFEEAAAILPVLLVAVMVLNVVIGATNTLLTREQEHARKVLVASIAGACVGLIAWLTTVSAFGVMAVAVGYLLGSLVMAVVPAVIAWRLERLHWGWMWGRLVLAGVVAGLLCWWEQSRELGVPTQIGLAVAFGLGWLALSWPDVRTTADLVRRRG; from the coding sequence GTGCCTGAGCGGGGACCGACGCCGCTGCTGCGTCACCTTCGTCCCGGCATCCCCGCTCCCGGAGCCGCCGCCGACACCAGCCTGGCGGCGCAGGGAGCGCTCAGCACCCTGGGCATCATCGTCCAGGGCGCGGTGCGGTTCTTGTTCAGCGTCCTCGTGGGCAACGTGCTCGGCAAGGTCGTGCTGGGCGCCGCGAACGCCGCGATCTCCCTGTCCCTGTTCGCCAGCCTGCTCCAGCCCAGTGCGGCCGCCTCGAGCGCCACCAAGTTCGTGGCGCGCGCCCGCGGCGCCGGCGACCTGCGCCTCGCCGAGGCCATCACCGCGCACCTCGTGCGCCGGACCGCGGTCGCGGCACTGCTCCTCGGCGCCGGGGCCGCGCTGTCCGCGCCGTGGCTGCTGGACCTCGACTGGCGGCAGGGCCTCCTGACCGGTGCGCTCGTCATCGTCTACTCGGGCTACATGTTCCTGCGCGGCGTCCTCTTCGGCGCCGGGCAGGTGCCGCGGGCAACGGTGTGGGACATCGTCTCCTCCGCCATCTCGCTGGCCGCGCTCGCGCTCGTGCTGTGGGGGAGGGCGCAGGACCTCGTCCTGGTCCCGCTGATCATCGGGTACGGCGTGTACGTCGCCGCGAACCTGCCCGGGCGCGTGCGCGGATCGCTGGACCCCGCGCTGGTCAAGGAGATCAACGGCTTCGTCCTGCTCACCCTGGCCAACGGCGTCGCCGTGGGCGGGTTCCTCCAGCTCTCCATGGTGGTGGCCCGGTTCTTCGACGCCTCGGGCGCCGGTGCGTATGCAGCGGCGCTGGCCCTGGCGACGCCCGCCTCCCTGGTCTCGCGGTCCCTCAGCCTCGTCCTGTTCCCCAGCCTGTCCGCAGCGTACGGCCGCGGCGACCACGAGGGCGTGCGACGCCAGACCGACCTGTCGACCCGGGCCCTGGTCGTCATCAGCATGGGGACCTTCGGCCCGCTCATGCTGCTGAGCCCGGCGCTGATCCGGCTGTTCTTCCCGCGGGCCGAGTTCGAGGAGGCTGCGGCGATCCTGCCGGTCCTGCTCGTGGCGGTGATGGTCCTCAACGTCGTCATCGGGGCCACGAACACGTTGCTCACCCGCGAGCAGGAGCACGCCCGCAAGGTGCTGGTCGCCAGCATCGCCGGGGCGTGCGTGGGCCTGATCGCCTGGTTGACCACGGTGTCGGCGTTCGGCGTCATGGCGGTGGCCGTGGGCTACCTGCTCGGCTCCCTCGTCATGGCCGTCGTCCCCGCCGTCATCGCGTGGCGGCTCGAGCGGCTGCACTGGGGCTGGATGTGGGGACGCCTGGTGCTCGCGGGCGTCGTCGCCGGGCTGCTGTGCTGGTGGGAGCAGTCGCGCGAGCTCGGGGTGCCGACCCAGATCGGGCTGGCCGTGGCGTTCGGGCTGGGGTGGCTCGCGCTGTCCTGGCCCGACGTGCGGACCACCGCAGACCTCGTGCGCCGTCGCGGCTGA
- a CDS encoding class I SAM-dependent methyltransferase, whose translation MGLRERAVRAATSKPGVAARRAVFRGSRHYWERRYARGGTSGSGSYGAAAQWKADTVNAWVRDLGVTSVVDYGCGDGNQLGLADYPRYLGLDRSDSAIKRCSALFAADRTKSFLQYDPETLSDPAGWLRADLALSMEVLFHLVEDAVFEDYLTRLFDSAERYVVVCSSDVDLPQKSPHERHRAFTGWVATRRPEWRLEATVDPPQGVDLLSSFHLYARA comes from the coding sequence ATGGGATTGCGTGAACGTGCCGTCCGGGCTGCGACCAGCAAGCCCGGTGTCGCGGCGCGCCGTGCGGTGTTCCGCGGCAGCAGGCACTACTGGGAGCGTCGCTACGCCAGGGGCGGCACCTCCGGGTCCGGCTCGTACGGCGCTGCGGCGCAGTGGAAGGCCGACACCGTCAACGCCTGGGTGCGCGACCTCGGCGTGACCTCGGTGGTCGACTACGGGTGCGGCGACGGCAACCAGCTCGGCCTGGCCGACTACCCCCGCTACCTCGGGCTGGACCGGTCGGACTCGGCGATCAAGCGCTGCTCGGCGCTGTTCGCTGCGGACCGCACCAAGAGCTTCCTGCAGTACGACCCCGAGACCCTCAGCGACCCGGCCGGCTGGTTGCGCGCCGACCTCGCGCTGTCCATGGAGGTGCTCTTCCACCTCGTCGAGGACGCCGTCTTCGAGGACTACCTCACCCGCCTGTTCGACAGCGCCGAGCGCTACGTCGTGGTCTGCAGCTCCGACGTCGACCTGCCCCAGAAGTCGCCGCACGAGCGCCACCGCGCGTTCACCGGCTGGGTCGCCACGCGTCGTCCCGAGTGGCGGCTCGAGGCGACGGTCGACCCGCCGCAGGGCGTGGACCTGCTGTCCTCGTTCCACCTCTACGCGCGTGCCTGA
- a CDS encoding Gfo/Idh/MocA family oxidoreductase, which translates to MANLRAGLIGLGMMGRHHARVLGSLPGVDLVAVADPGGDAHGVAGDRPLEDSIEGLIKHGLDYCMVAVPTVYHEPVGLALAAAGVHAIIEKPLAQDTPSAVRLAKAFKDAGLVGAVGHIERYNPALQSARARLEAGELGDVYQVTTRRQGPFPARIADVGVVKDLGTHDIDLTAWVTQQTYTSVSARTAYKSGREHEDLVAVVGQLSGGTVTSHLVNWLSPLKERVTIITGERGTFVADTLSADLTFHANGEIATTWDAIAKFRGVSEGDVIRYAIAKPEPLRVEHESFRDAVLGKDADIVTMEQGLTTVRVAEACIESAKSGTTVGID; encoded by the coding sequence ATGGCGAACCTGCGCGCCGGGCTCATCGGACTCGGCATGATGGGGCGCCACCACGCCCGCGTCCTCGGCTCGCTGCCGGGGGTCGACCTCGTGGCCGTGGCGGACCCGGGCGGCGACGCCCACGGCGTCGCCGGCGACCGCCCGCTCGAGGACTCCATCGAGGGTCTGATCAAGCACGGGCTCGACTACTGCATGGTCGCCGTCCCGACGGTCTACCACGAGCCGGTCGGGCTGGCCCTGGCCGCGGCCGGGGTCCACGCGATCATCGAGAAGCCGCTGGCCCAGGACACCCCGTCCGCCGTCCGGCTGGCCAAGGCGTTCAAGGACGCCGGTCTCGTCGGGGCCGTCGGCCACATCGAGCGCTACAACCCGGCCCTGCAGAGCGCCCGCGCGCGCCTCGAGGCCGGCGAGCTCGGCGACGTATACCAGGTGACCACCCGACGCCAGGGTCCGTTCCCCGCCCGCATCGCCGACGTGGGCGTGGTCAAGGACCTCGGGACGCACGACATCGACCTGACGGCCTGGGTGACCCAGCAGACCTACACCTCGGTGTCCGCGCGCACGGCATACAAGTCCGGCCGCGAGCACGAGGACCTCGTGGCAGTGGTCGGGCAGCTCAGCGGCGGCACGGTGACCAGCCACCTCGTGAACTGGCTGTCCCCGCTCAAGGAGCGCGTCACGATCATCACGGGGGAGCGGGGCACCTTCGTCGCCGACACCCTCTCGGCCGACCTGACCTTCCACGCGAACGGTGAGATCGCCACGACCTGGGACGCCATCGCGAAGTTCCGCGGGGTCTCCGAGGGTGACGTCATCCGGTACGCCATCGCCAAGCCCGAGCCGCTGCGCGTGGAGCACGAGAGCTTCCGTGACGCGGTGCTCGGCAAGGACGCCGACATCGTCACGATGGAGCAGGGCCTGACCACGGTGCGCGTGGCCGAGGCGTGCATCGAGTCGGCCAAGAGCGGCACCACCGTCGGCATCGACTGA
- a CDS encoding DegT/DnrJ/EryC1/StrS family aminotransferase, whose translation MTEFIPPAKPLIGDEEREAVDRVLRSGMLAQGPEVKAFEEEFSAHFGLGRACVAVNSGTSGQHLGLLSSGVKAGDEVIVPSFTFAATANSVALTGATPVFADISADDFCLDPASVEAAITDRTVGIMPVHLYGHPAKMDQLMALADKHGLQVYEDAAQAHGASLNGTPVGAFGTFAMFSLYPTKNMTSGEGGMVSVANDEVERLMRLYRNQGMEKQYHNEVVGFNTRMTDIHAAIGRVQLTKVGAWTKQRQENAAFLTANLEGVTTPPVADGAVHVYHQYTVRVPQDRDGLAAALREEHNIGSGMFYPVPNHRLAPFVGDGSVDLPETEKAAAECLSLPVHPSLSQDDLERIVTGVNALAKAGA comes from the coding sequence ATGACCGAGTTCATCCCCCCTGCCAAGCCGCTCATCGGCGACGAGGAGCGCGAGGCGGTCGACCGCGTCCTGCGCAGCGGAATGCTCGCCCAGGGCCCGGAGGTCAAGGCCTTCGAGGAGGAGTTCTCCGCGCACTTCGGTCTCGGCCGCGCCTGTGTCGCAGTCAACTCCGGCACCTCGGGCCAGCACCTCGGGCTGCTGTCCTCCGGCGTCAAGGCCGGTGACGAGGTGATCGTCCCGTCGTTCACCTTCGCCGCCACGGCCAACTCCGTCGCGCTCACGGGGGCCACGCCGGTCTTCGCCGACATCTCCGCCGACGACTTCTGCCTCGACCCCGCCTCGGTCGAGGCCGCGATCACCGACCGCACCGTCGGCATCATGCCGGTCCACCTCTACGGCCACCCCGCGAAGATGGACCAGCTCATGGCCCTCGCCGACAAGCACGGCCTGCAGGTCTACGAGGACGCGGCCCAGGCCCACGGCGCATCGCTCAACGGCACCCCGGTCGGCGCCTTCGGCACCTTCGCGATGTTCTCGCTCTACCCCACGAAGAACATGACCTCCGGTGAGGGCGGCATGGTCTCGGTCGCGAACGACGAGGTCGAGCGCCTCATGCGGCTCTACCGCAACCAGGGCATGGAGAAGCAGTACCACAACGAGGTCGTCGGTTTTAACACCCGCATGACCGACATCCACGCCGCCATCGGACGGGTCCAGCTGACCAAGGTCGGCGCCTGGACCAAGCAGCGCCAGGAGAACGCGGCGTTCCTCACGGCGAACCTTGAGGGCGTCACCACCCCGCCGGTCGCCGATGGCGCCGTGCACGTCTACCACCAGTACACCGTGCGCGTCCCGCAGGACCGTGACGGCCTGGCCGCCGCGCTGCGCGAGGAGCACAACATCGGGTCGGGCATGTTCTACCCCGTGCCGAACCACCGCCTTGCGCCGTTCGTCGGCGACGGGAGCGTCGACCTCCCCGAGACGGAGAAGGCCGCCGCCGAGTGCCTCTCGCTGCCGGTCCACCCGTCGCTGAGCCAGGACGACCTCGAGCGGATCGTGACCGGCGTCAACGCCCTCGCCAAGGCAGGTGCCTGA
- a CDS encoding acyltransferase, translated as MAVRIVDSADVAEGASIGDGSSIWHLAQVREGAVLGANCVVGRGAYVGTGVRMGDNCKLQNYALVYEPALLEDGVFVGPAVVFTNDHFPRAVSPDGSLKTGDDWEAVGVTCRTGASIGARSVCVAPVTIGRWALVAAGSVVTKDVPDFALVAGVPARRIRWVGKAGVPLEQDDSGTWVCPRTGEQYTEHDNTLTEAVAP; from the coding sequence GTGGCGGTCCGCATCGTCGACTCCGCAGACGTTGCCGAGGGCGCGAGCATCGGTGACGGCTCGTCCATCTGGCACCTGGCCCAGGTGCGTGAGGGCGCTGTCCTCGGTGCGAACTGCGTCGTCGGCCGCGGTGCCTACGTCGGCACCGGCGTCCGCATGGGCGACAACTGCAAGCTCCAGAACTACGCCCTGGTCTACGAGCCGGCCCTGCTGGAGGACGGCGTCTTCGTCGGACCGGCCGTGGTCTTCACCAACGACCACTTCCCGCGCGCCGTCAGCCCCGACGGCTCGCTCAAGACCGGGGACGACTGGGAGGCGGTCGGCGTCACCTGCCGGACCGGTGCCTCGATCGGCGCCCGCAGCGTCTGCGTCGCCCCGGTGACCATCGGACGCTGGGCCCTCGTGGCCGCCGGCTCCGTGGTCACCAAGGACGTCCCCGACTTCGCCCTCGTGGCCGGTGTCCCGGCCAGGCGGATCCGCTGGGTCGGCAAGGCGGGCGTGCCCCTCGAGCAGGACGACTCCGGCACGTGGGTCTGCCCGCGGACCGGAGAGCAGTACACCGAGCACGACAACACCCTGACGGAGGCCGTCGCACCATGA